One window of Bdellovibrionales bacterium genomic DNA carries:
- a CDS encoding GNAT family N-acetyltransferase: MEGPRSPAESELPSVLNFLTQSLRSEANWSIAAEYPTALSSSNLHNMRIITEADEVVSHAVLKPLVVKSPHVIFKVGAIGSVVTNENHRNKGLSTQIIEDCIAQATRQQCDIAILWTDLYDFYRRIGFELAGTEISIVVEEEFQAPDPSLRLSKDSKVAAEAIHRLYSTHTVNSVRTVEETRKYLAIPQTQVYTAWDSSGQLAAYAIEGKGVDLGGYIHEWGGSVTAIMTLLSFIRREKQQPITIIVPRHSQNLIQRLREKPVTYNQGYLGMIKILNFDQLSAKIKRAFRAEGISDIVLEKQNGKFVFGCGQDLAVLGGEQNLTHLLFGPVDIAELEVFKPETAEKLSKILPLNLWIWGWDSI, translated from the coding sequence ATGGAAGGACCGCGTTCACCCGCAGAGTCAGAATTGCCGTCAGTACTCAATTTTTTGACCCAGAGCCTTCGTTCTGAAGCCAATTGGTCTATAGCCGCCGAATACCCGACGGCGTTATCGAGTTCGAACCTCCACAACATGAGAATTATTACCGAAGCCGACGAGGTTGTTTCGCACGCCGTTTTAAAGCCCCTTGTTGTAAAATCTCCCCATGTAATTTTCAAAGTGGGCGCTATCGGGTCGGTTGTAACTAATGAAAATCATCGCAATAAGGGACTCAGCACCCAAATTATCGAGGATTGCATTGCCCAGGCGACTCGCCAACAATGCGATATCGCGATCCTTTGGACGGATTTGTATGACTTCTATCGCCGCATCGGTTTTGAACTCGCTGGCACTGAAATCAGCATCGTGGTGGAAGAAGAATTCCAAGCCCCAGATCCTTCTTTGCGTTTATCAAAAGACTCGAAGGTCGCGGCCGAGGCCATTCACCGTCTTTACTCGACTCATACAGTGAACTCAGTGCGCACAGTTGAAGAAACTCGTAAGTATTTAGCAATTCCGCAAACCCAGGTTTATACGGCTTGGGACTCTTCGGGCCAGCTCGCAGCGTATGCGATTGAAGGCAAAGGCGTCGACTTGGGCGGCTACATTCACGAATGGGGCGGCTCGGTCACTGCGATTATGACTTTGCTGAGCTTTATCCGCCGTGAAAAGCAGCAGCCGATCACAATCATTGTTCCGCGCCACTCACAAAACTTGATTCAACGCCTGCGCGAAAAACCGGTTACTTACAACCAAGGTTACTTGGGTATGATCAAGATTTTGAACTTCGATCAGCTCTCGGCAAAAATTAAACGCGCCTTCCGCGCTGAAGGTATTTCTGACATCGTGCTGGAAAAGCAAAATGGTAAGTTTGTATTTGGTTGCGGCCAAGACCTCGCGGTTTTGGGTGGCGAGCAGAATCTGACTCACCTGCTTTTCGGTCCCGTGGATATCGCTGAACTCGAAGTATTCAAACCCGAGACTGCCGAGAAATTATCTAAAATCCTCCCTCTGAACTTGTGGATCTGGGGCTGGGATTCTATATGA
- a CDS encoding ferredoxin: protein MAELDQKWKENAHGKMFVDQSCIACDACVLTAPKNFSMHEEDGHAFVTKQPETPEEEAACKEAMEGCPVEAIGDFGDKA, encoded by the coding sequence ATGGCTGAGTTAGATCAAAAATGGAAAGAAAACGCGCACGGCAAGATGTTCGTAGATCAATCTTGTATTGCTTGTGATGCCTGCGTTTTAACAGCTCCCAAGAACTTCTCAATGCACGAAGAAGACGGCCACGCCTTTGTGACCAAACAGCCTGAAACTCCTGAAGAAGAAGCAGCCTGCAAAGAAGCAATGGAAGGTTGCCCGGTAGAAGCTATCGGCGACTTTGGCGATAAAGCCTAG
- the nth gene encoding endonuclease III, with protein sequence MKKAPANAAIVLKLLPRYYPDAHCALDHKNAFELLIATILSAQCTDERVNIVTKGLFAKYPTPEKMAKAKQEDLEELIRSAGFYKNKAKNIKACAQALVEKHQGQVPDKMDELVELAGVGRKTANVVLGNAFDIASGIVVDTHVTRLSNRLGWVKGEDAVAIEKRLCEFVPKDHWIKLSHELIFHGRQICKARKPLCERCFLLEHCPQKGV encoded by the coding sequence GTGAAAAAAGCACCGGCGAACGCCGCCATCGTTCTCAAGTTATTACCCAGATATTATCCCGATGCTCACTGTGCCCTTGATCACAAGAATGCCTTTGAGCTCCTGATCGCAACCATCCTTTCTGCACAATGCACTGACGAACGCGTGAACATCGTTACGAAGGGGCTTTTTGCCAAGTATCCGACGCCGGAGAAAATGGCCAAAGCTAAGCAGGAAGACCTTGAAGAGCTCATCCGCTCTGCGGGCTTCTATAAAAACAAAGCTAAAAATATCAAAGCGTGTGCTCAAGCGCTGGTCGAAAAGCATCAAGGTCAGGTTCCTGATAAGATGGATGAGCTTGTCGAGCTTGCGGGGGTTGGCCGTAAAACTGCGAACGTTGTGCTCGGAAATGCCTTTGATATCGCCAGCGGTATTGTTGTTGATACTCATGTCACTCGTTTAAGCAATCGCCTGGGCTGGGTGAAAGGGGAGGACGCTGTGGCGATCGAGAAGCGTCTCTGTGAGTTCGTCCCCAAAGATCATTGGATTAAGCTGTCACATGAACTGATTTTCCACGGCCGGCAAATTTGCAAGGCGCGCAAACCTCTCTGTGAGAGGTGTTTTCTTCTTGAGCATTGCCCGCAAAAAGGTGTCTAA
- a CDS encoding DoxX family membrane protein, whose product MFVAFFESVKYVGHLLPISFLRVFLGYYYLQQAMSKFKGDFLSRPRIADQIAEWLPASHAPNWYKLFVSSQIIPHWQTVAFIIVGLEFTIAISYIAGYVVRPVALLGVLLCFNMLFFSGPMNEDLYKTFLAIHFIMAWVGAGRCLGFDYYFFKRRRGIWW is encoded by the coding sequence ATGTTCGTAGCCTTTTTTGAAAGCGTTAAATACGTCGGCCATCTATTGCCAATTTCGTTCCTGAGAGTTTTCTTGGGCTATTATTATTTGCAGCAAGCGATGAGCAAATTTAAGGGCGACTTTTTGTCCCGTCCGCGCATTGCAGATCAAATTGCCGAGTGGCTTCCGGCAAGTCATGCTCCTAATTGGTATAAACTTTTTGTGAGCAGCCAGATTATTCCTCACTGGCAGACCGTGGCTTTCATTATCGTGGGTTTGGAATTCACGATCGCGATTTCTTACATTGCTGGATACGTGGTTCGTCCCGTAGCACTTTTAGGTGTTCTGCTTTGTTTTAATATGTTGTTCTTCTCAGGTCCGATGAACGAGGATCTCTATAAGACCTTTTTAGCAATTCACTTTATCATGGCATGGGTGGGAGCAGGTCGTTGCTTGGGCTTCGATTATTACTTCTTTAAGCGTCGCCGCGGTATTTGGTGGTAA
- a CDS encoding thiamine ABC transporter substrate-binding protein, translating into MKHFILFVTVVFVGLFLALLNKNDESKPQEVKPTLRVFGYSSFTGQWGPGPGLKELFEKDCDCQVQYIEGSDSGILLQRLKIEGDSLGADLVVGLDQFDLQKALAEQKWRELNISGLDAYDEVKPALQNSYFVPFDWGVIAFVARKGEISKPPQSLDDLMEPELKRKIAIEDPRTSSPGMQFLYWVVRAKGEEEGFKFIQKTMDQVHSYSPTWSAAYGLFTKKQAKLALSYVTSPVYHQVEEKNNDYVALEFKEGHPIQYEFMGIPDFCKNCELAERFVNLMLSDQGQKLIMQKNYMFPIIKNVKEGTPFANIPQFKTLGDFQIPSAQEVERLLKKWSEVRRGDGN; encoded by the coding sequence ATGAAGCATTTTATTTTATTCGTCACAGTCGTTTTTGTCGGCCTCTTCTTAGCGCTTCTGAATAAGAACGATGAGAGCAAGCCGCAAGAGGTGAAGCCCACTCTGCGTGTGTTTGGTTACAGCTCGTTTACGGGACAATGGGGCCCGGGCCCGGGTTTGAAAGAGCTTTTCGAAAAAGACTGCGACTGCCAAGTTCAGTACATCGAAGGCAGTGATTCTGGAATTCTTCTTCAGCGTTTGAAAATCGAAGGTGACAGTCTTGGTGCCGATCTTGTTGTCGGATTGGATCAATTTGATTTGCAAAAAGCATTGGCAGAGCAAAAATGGCGTGAACTCAATATCTCCGGCCTTGATGCTTATGATGAAGTAAAGCCAGCGTTGCAGAACAGCTACTTCGTTCCATTTGATTGGGGCGTGATTGCTTTTGTTGCGCGTAAGGGTGAGATCAGCAAGCCGCCACAAAGTCTTGATGATTTGATGGAGCCGGAGCTGAAACGCAAGATCGCCATCGAAGATCCGCGCACGAGTTCTCCGGGCATGCAGTTCTTGTATTGGGTGGTTCGTGCTAAGGGTGAAGAAGAAGGTTTCAAGTTTATCCAGAAAACCATGGACCAAGTTCATAGCTACTCACCGACATGGTCCGCGGCTTACGGTCTTTTCACAAAAAAACAAGCCAAGCTTGCTTTGTCTTATGTGACGTCGCCAGTCTATCACCAGGTTGAAGAAAAAAATAATGACTATGTCGCCTTGGAATTCAAAGAAGGCCATCCGATTCAGTACGAGTTCATGGGCATTCCTGATTTCTGCAAAAACTGCGAGCTGGCTGAAAGATTCGTAAATCTGATGCTGTCGGATCAAGGTCAGAAACTCATCATGCAGAAGAATTACATGTTCCCGATTATCAAAAACGTGAAAGAGGGAACTCCATTTGCCAACATTCCGCAGTTTAAAACTTTGGGCGACTTCCAAATTCCTTCTGCACAAGAAGTTGAGAGATTGCTGAAGAAGTGGTCTGAAGTTCGCCGCGGAGACGGCAATTGA
- a CDS encoding iron ABC transporter permease, which translates to MSPRNLIRSALLIYLVFPFLFLLSHFYITSWPEWRELLWAFKNSFLQAFFSAVFSLLLGTWVAFGLICFTDGFRRHYRMVLEVLCLLPNFLPPLFTLLSILNFIDPFPMGITGITIAHTMINFGLVAVMMANIIENKIGNLAELAYIEGSTRWQFLRGAFWPILKNDIFLLFLFVFAVCFGSFAIPLIVGGGKGTTMEVLIYEKIRLSSNWSEAVVLAVIQSAFIFTVSFFAKRGGTVSSSRVVNLRILRSFSGIGVLLLITVFGFLGYAQGVVEGFRQISAFYELQSPLLWNFCGSLVMGILVGLLSYGSLLVIAYCWPKAWFEKFLAGYVAPSTALCCFAFLIMGTNESFWPFIKIPLAFNLLCLASLYRMGWDGVLRSLEGQITIARTLGANSTQIFKEVLMPQISKRAALFAGVAAVWACGDYSVSRILAHRDVTLAMMTETLMSSYRLGLATVLSLSLVVCGVICFFVIMGVGNVFSRKSI; encoded by the coding sequence TTGAGCCCACGCAATCTGATTCGTTCCGCATTGCTGATTTATTTGGTCTTTCCGTTTTTGTTCCTGTTATCGCATTTCTATATTACCAGTTGGCCAGAGTGGCGTGAGCTCCTCTGGGCTTTTAAGAACTCTTTTCTGCAAGCATTCTTCTCGGCGGTTTTCTCACTGCTGCTGGGAACCTGGGTGGCCTTCGGGCTTATCTGTTTTACGGATGGTTTCCGCCGTCATTACAGAATGGTTTTGGAAGTTCTATGTTTGCTTCCGAATTTTTTGCCGCCGCTCTTTACGCTTTTATCTATTTTGAATTTCATCGATCCATTCCCTATGGGGATTACTGGGATCACAATTGCACACACCATGATCAATTTTGGCTTGGTGGCTGTGATGATGGCGAATATTATCGAAAACAAAATCGGGAACCTCGCAGAACTAGCCTATATCGAGGGGTCGACACGTTGGCAGTTTCTGCGAGGGGCCTTCTGGCCCATCCTTAAGAACGATATTTTTCTACTTTTCCTTTTTGTCTTTGCGGTTTGCTTCGGAAGCTTTGCGATTCCGCTGATCGTCGGTGGTGGCAAGGGTACGACGATGGAAGTTCTGATCTATGAAAAGATCCGTCTTTCCAGCAACTGGAGCGAAGCAGTCGTGCTTGCGGTGATTCAGTCTGCATTTATTTTCACGGTTTCGTTTTTTGCCAAACGTGGGGGCACAGTGAGCTCGAGCCGGGTTGTGAACCTGCGGATTCTTCGCTCCTTCTCGGGTATCGGCGTTTTATTGCTGATCACAGTTTTTGGTTTCTTAGGCTATGCTCAAGGTGTGGTTGAGGGCTTTCGCCAGATCAGTGCCTTTTATGAATTGCAATCGCCGCTGCTGTGGAATTTCTGTGGCAGCCTTGTCATGGGCATCTTGGTGGGGTTGCTATCTTACGGCAGTCTTCTGGTGATTGCTTACTGCTGGCCCAAGGCGTGGTTTGAAAAGTTTCTTGCCGGCTATGTGGCTCCGAGCACGGCCTTGTGCTGTTTCGCTTTTCTGATTATGGGCACGAATGAATCGTTCTGGCCGTTTATCAAAATTCCGCTGGCGTTTAATCTGCTCTGCCTGGCGAGCTTGTATCGCATGGGCTGGGACGGAGTTCTACGCTCGCTGGAGGGACAGATCACGATTGCGCGCACCCTCGGCGCGAACAGCACGCAGATCTTTAAAGAAGTGCTGATGCCACAAATTTCAAAGCGCGCGGCCCTGTTTGCGGGAGTCGCGGCGGTGTGGGCGTGCGGCGACTATTCGGTTTCGCGAATTCTTGCTCACCGGGATGTGACGCTGGCGATGATGACTGAGACTTTGATGTCGAGCTATCGCCTGGGGCTAGCAACGGTTTTAAGTTTGAGCCTGGTTGTCTGTGGCGTGATTTGTTTCTTTGTCATTATGGGAGTGGGAAATGTCTTTAGTCGAAAATCTATTTAG
- a CDS encoding ATP-binding cassette domain-containing protein, giving the protein MSLVENLFRNYGDFKIDIPSWEILDEGVTVLSGPSGSGKTSVFRLLIGLETAPNFRWMFKDHDLAKMAVPQRRLGVVFQTLDLFPHMTAEENILFAAKAREIPPEQAFERLQELTKVLQMTSFLNRPVSVLSGGEKQRVAIARALSGDPRILLLDEPFSALDQELRQESRALIKSVIEKEKIPTILVTHDPADVEALANKVSVIRNGSIVEDKRIR; this is encoded by the coding sequence ATGTCTTTAGTCGAAAATCTATTTAGAAATTACGGCGATTTTAAAATCGACATTCCCTCTTGGGAAATCCTTGATGAAGGAGTGACGGTTCTTTCCGGTCCTTCGGGGTCAGGGAAAACATCGGTCTTTCGCTTGCTCATCGGACTAGAGACGGCGCCGAATTTTCGTTGGATGTTTAAAGATCATGACCTGGCAAAAATGGCGGTTCCGCAAAGACGCTTGGGTGTTGTCTTTCAAACGCTGGATCTTTTTCCTCATATGACGGCCGAAGAAAATATTCTGTTTGCGGCAAAGGCCCGCGAGATTCCGCCGGAGCAGGCTTTTGAAAGGCTTCAAGAGCTCACCAAGGTGCTTCAGATGACCTCGTTCTTAAACCGCCCTGTCAGTGTCTTGTCGGGCGGCGAAAAGCAGCGCGTGGCGATTGCACGCGCTCTCAGCGGAGATCCGCGCATTCTGTTACTGGATGAGCCGTTCTCAGCGCTGGATCAGGAGCTTCGCCAAGAAAGCCGGGCCCTTATTAAGAGCGTGATCGAGAAAGAAAAGATTCCGACAATTCTTGTGACTCATGATCCGGCAGACGTGGAGGCGCTCGCCAACAAAGTCAGCGTCATTCGCAATGGGTCGATCGTTGAAGACAAAAGGATCCGCTGA
- a CDS encoding murein transglycosylase, with product MARLILVFLILPLLIAACSRSVGDNLPMITPTIYYKPVIYKEKDICASNELKDLIDENDKVLISLCKKNYDNCLLQGSCYVVEDQHTRNFNFTKKKDGINRFAEKKEARCPYGYGVQALCLDPFYSVAADLTIHKVGDVIFVPKLVGVRLPDGTAHNGYLVVRDQGGAILGEGRFDFFTGFFGPFDKGNVFAQLGLGDKNHRFGYQKVSEDIARMVREYRAYPNIP from the coding sequence ATGGCGAGATTAATTTTGGTCTTCCTCATTCTGCCTCTGCTGATTGCGGCTTGTTCCCGCAGTGTGGGCGACAATTTGCCAATGATAACGCCGACCATTTATTACAAGCCGGTGATCTATAAAGAAAAAGACATCTGTGCGAGTAATGAACTCAAAGATCTCATCGACGAGAACGACAAAGTTTTGATCTCACTTTGCAAAAAGAATTACGATAACTGCTTGCTACAAGGTTCTTGTTACGTGGTTGAAGACCAGCACACCCGCAATTTTAATTTCACAAAAAAGAAAGATGGCATTAATCGCTTTGCTGAGAAAAAAGAAGCGCGTTGTCCTTATGGCTATGGGGTTCAAGCGCTGTGCTTGGATCCTTTCTATTCTGTGGCCGCGGATCTTACTATTCACAAAGTGGGGGATGTGATTTTTGTCCCGAAGTTGGTGGGAGTGCGGTTGCCTGACGGAACAGCTCACAACGGGTACTTGGTGGTACGCGATCAAGGCGGCGCGATCCTCGGAGAAGGACGCTTTGATTTTTTCACCGGCTTTTTCGGCCCCTTTGATAAGGGCAACGTTTTTGCACAATTAGGATTAGGAGATAAGAATCATCGATTCGGTTATCAAAAAGTGAGTGAGGACATCGCTAGGATGGTTAGGGAATACCGGGCATACCCAAATATTCCCTAA
- a CDS encoding helix-turn-helix transcriptional regulator — MKENKLLADFLRDKRIESGHSQMDIAKKLGYTSAQFVSNWERGLSSPPIHTLRKLSELYQIPPDMLFDITLKTMINQVTVDLRKKFYGKKGKG, encoded by the coding sequence ATGAAAGAGAATAAACTTCTGGCCGATTTCCTGAGAGATAAGCGGATCGAATCTGGACACTCTCAAATGGACATCGCCAAAAAGCTGGGTTACACCTCAGCTCAATTCGTTTCCAACTGGGAACGTGGCCTCTCTAGCCCTCCGATTCACACTCTTAGAAAGCTCAGTGAGCTGTATCAAATTCCTCCTGACATGCTTTTCGATATCACTCTTAAAACGATGATCAATCAGGTGACCGTGGACTTGCGCAAAAAATTCTACGGCAAAAAAGGCAAAGGCTAA
- a CDS encoding D-alanyl-D-alanine carboxypeptidase, producing MKGIVLFSILLGLAVHAEAKTSLNSVCYMLDEGARSKIQGEHTNELFEIASVSKVVTSYWALHQLGPQFRFGTRIFITPVGRDVFDVHIQGARDPFWGRQLTHFLFSQLNRNGVREIRRLSFDENLGFRWLVISDNVESEVLTPQEIADSIARHIRALASEYPRTRQEAANLGMSLPKTLSLKAQSVEFIPANTFQPSSGTKSFVVKSAPLYRYLKEMNTVSNNHVADKLFEILGGVQNFRNFVQSNLNLNDRDLVFVNGSGNSIGGANGGVKDYNRATCEAILRVQYQMQSELHTKHGMSLKDVMSVSGADGGTLSPRFDSIRNSMVAKTGTVDPAVTLAGVLSTNQGEVYFGVFMNTDSPADWNNARDQVRNKVMDLIQQYGGRRTFDYATRSFLPFDSSSGVAFEEPPILTALP from the coding sequence GTGAAGGGAATAGTTCTTTTCAGCATTCTATTGGGCCTTGCTGTTCACGCAGAGGCGAAAACGAGTCTCAACTCCGTTTGCTATATGCTCGATGAAGGCGCTCGCTCAAAAATCCAAGGTGAACACACCAATGAACTTTTTGAGATTGCTTCAGTTTCTAAAGTCGTCACTTCTTATTGGGCCCTTCATCAATTAGGCCCTCAATTTCGTTTTGGTACTCGTATTTTTATTACCCCGGTGGGACGTGATGTTTTCGACGTGCACATTCAAGGGGCCCGAGATCCCTTTTGGGGCCGCCAGTTAACTCACTTTTTATTTTCACAGTTGAATCGAAATGGTGTTCGCGAAATTCGGAGGCTGAGTTTTGACGAGAATCTTGGTTTCCGCTGGCTTGTTATCTCAGACAACGTGGAATCTGAGGTGCTAACTCCGCAGGAAATTGCCGATTCTATTGCTCGGCACATTCGGGCGCTGGCGAGTGAATATCCTCGAACACGTCAAGAAGCTGCGAACCTCGGAATGAGCTTACCTAAGACTCTCAGTTTAAAAGCCCAATCCGTTGAATTTATACCAGCAAACACGTTCCAGCCGTCTTCTGGCACGAAGTCGTTCGTTGTGAAGTCTGCGCCACTTTATCGTTACCTCAAAGAAATGAACACAGTTTCGAATAATCATGTGGCGGATAAACTTTTTGAAATCCTTGGCGGAGTTCAAAACTTCCGTAACTTTGTACAAAGCAATTTAAATCTAAATGATCGAGATCTCGTGTTTGTGAATGGATCTGGAAACTCCATTGGCGGAGCGAATGGTGGGGTTAAAGATTATAACAGAGCCACCTGCGAGGCGATCCTGCGTGTTCAATATCAAATGCAATCCGAGCTTCATACGAAGCATGGTATGAGTTTAAAAGACGTGATGTCAGTTTCCGGTGCTGATGGTGGGACTCTGAGTCCGCGGTTTGATTCCATCCGGAACAGTATGGTGGCGAAAACGGGCACTGTAGATCCTGCCGTCACTCTGGCGGGAGTACTATCCACCAACCAAGGCGAAGTCTATTTCGGTGTTTTCATGAATACCGATAGTCCTGCGGATTGGAACAATGCTCGCGATCAGGTTCGAAACAAAGTCATGGATTTGATTCAGCAATACGGCGGCCGCCGCACGTTTGATTATGCAACACGAAGTTTCTTGCCGTTCGATAGTTCTTCTGGTGTTGCTTTTGAAGAGCCGCCCATCCTAACGGCCTTGCCATGA
- a CDS encoding flagellin FliC: MLRISPVSASLMAQRYLGSTQRSTEKAMKDLASGTRFNTPGSDAAGAAIAEQLKGQMRGQRAALNNADNATSFIQVAEGALNEQNNILIRMRELAVQAASDTYSDKEREYLNYEYTQLSQELDRIAKTTTFGSTPLLSGKSKDYEFQVGTSGGSDSIIKYTSDTDTTGSSLGVDGGDIESKSDARSNLKDIDEAMMKVAEARAKYGAVQSRMDSAANNLAVGIENIEAAHSRMADTDVAQAVSEVRRGQILQQYQASVLAQSNMSNEVLLRLIA, translated from the coding sequence ATGTTACGTATTTCTCCTGTTTCGGCATCTCTGATGGCACAGCGATACCTGGGCTCCACCCAGCGTTCCACTGAAAAGGCCATGAAGGATTTGGCTTCTGGAACCCGCTTTAATACGCCCGGCTCTGATGCCGCCGGCGCTGCCATTGCAGAACAGCTTAAAGGTCAAATGAGGGGCCAGCGTGCCGCCCTCAACAATGCCGACAACGCCACGAGCTTTATTCAAGTCGCTGAGGGAGCCCTCAACGAACAGAATAATATTCTGATCCGCATGCGCGAGCTCGCAGTTCAGGCGGCCAGTGATACATACTCTGATAAAGAGCGCGAATATTTGAACTATGAATACACGCAGCTTTCGCAAGAGTTGGATCGTATTGCAAAGACCACCACTTTTGGTTCTACCCCATTGCTGAGTGGGAAATCGAAAGATTATGAATTCCAAGTCGGCACTTCGGGTGGGAGCGATAGTATTATTAAATATACTTCAGACACCGATACCACAGGCTCTTCATTGGGAGTGGATGGCGGTGATATTGAATCTAAGAGCGATGCCCGCAGTAACCTGAAAGACATCGATGAGGCGATGATGAAGGTGGCAGAGGCGCGCGCTAAATACGGAGCCGTCCAATCCCGCATGGACAGCGCCGCCAACAATCTCGCGGTGGGCATCGAGAACATCGAAGCCGCGCACTCGCGCATGGCCGACACCGACGTCGCTCAAGCGGTGAGCGAAGTTCGCCGTGGCCAGATCCTGCAGCAGTATCAAGCTTCGGTGTTGGCTCAGTCCAACATGTCGAATGAAGTGCTGCTGCGACTGATCGCTTAG
- a CDS encoding cupin domain-containing protein — MSESKKPVAVQSLDVPLRVKPSNYPEPFASMMNGREKRQLGDVFGLNNFGVNLTRLKPGSQSSLFHQHSKQDEFIYILEGEATLITDHAETLLTPGMCAGFAAGGTAHQLVNRSSGDVVYLEVGDRTPGDEGSYPRDDLKAVMVNGKWVFTRKDGTPY; from the coding sequence ATGTCTGAATCTAAGAAGCCTGTTGCTGTTCAATCTTTAGATGTGCCTTTGCGGGTGAAGCCTTCGAATTATCCGGAGCCTTTTGCTTCGATGATGAATGGGCGCGAGAAGAGGCAGCTCGGGGATGTTTTTGGTTTGAATAATTTTGGCGTGAATCTTACGCGGTTGAAGCCAGGTTCTCAGTCTTCGCTTTTTCATCAGCATTCGAAGCAGGATGAATTCATTTATATTCTGGAGGGCGAAGCGACGCTGATTACGGATCATGCGGAAACTCTTCTGACTCCGGGAATGTGCGCGGGCTTTGCAGCTGGCGGAACAGCTCATCAGCTTGTGAATCGGTCTTCTGGGGATGTCGTCTATCTTGAAGTCGGCGACCGCACGCCGGGCGACGAGGGCTCATACCCGCGCGATGATCTTAAAGCGGTGATGGTGAACGGGAAGTGGGTTTTCACTCGCAAAGATGGCACGCCTTACTAA
- a CDS encoding flagellin FliC, with protein sequence MGLRIQTNMASISAQRVLSVQQKRAEHATAALASGSRIVHASDDAAGLAISENIRGQVRGIAQARNNAFNATSAIQVSEGGLNEISNILIRLRELGVQAASDHIGERERGFLNLEATQLTQEADRIAKTTVFGDKRLLDGSGGKMEFQVGAFAGDENIIKYDLGANATGSELGIDGLEVGTKSDARSALKTVDDALVKVSSLRANFGAVQSRLDSTVSNLDIQYENLTAANSRIRDTDVAKETSEMTSANILQQAAVGVLAQANQTPAVALKLL encoded by the coding sequence ATGGGCTTAAGAATTCAGACCAATATGGCGTCTATCTCGGCACAAAGGGTGTTGTCGGTTCAGCAAAAGAGAGCTGAACATGCGACGGCGGCCTTAGCTTCTGGTTCGCGTATCGTGCATGCATCGGATGATGCTGCCGGCCTCGCGATCTCTGAAAATATCCGCGGTCAGGTTCGTGGTATTGCTCAGGCCAGAAACAATGCGTTCAATGCAACTTCAGCAATTCAAGTGTCTGAGGGTGGATTGAACGAAATCAGTAACATCTTGATCCGTTTGCGTGAGTTGGGAGTACAAGCTGCTTCTGACCATATCGGTGAGCGCGAACGCGGATTCTTGAATCTAGAGGCAACACAACTCACTCAAGAGGCCGATCGTATCGCTAAAACCACAGTGTTTGGTGATAAACGACTCTTGGACGGCTCCGGCGGTAAGATGGAGTTCCAGGTGGGTGCCTTCGCCGGTGATGAGAATATTATTAAGTACGATCTGGGTGCGAATGCAACTGGCTCTGAACTGGGTATCGATGGTCTTGAAGTCGGTACGAAATCAGACGCTCGTTCCGCTTTGAAAACAGTCGATGATGCCCTCGTGAAAGTCAGCTCCCTCAGAGCGAACTTCGGTGCGGTCCAAAGTCGCTTGGATTCAACAGTGAGCAACTTGGATATCCAGTACGAAAACTTAACGGCTGCGAACTCTCGTATCCGTGACACAGACGTAGCGAAAGAAACATCTGAGATGACGTCTGCCAATATCTTGCAACAAGCAGCGGTAGGGGTTTTGGCTCAAGCCAATCAAACACCAGCGGTTGCATTGAAGCTCTTATAA